A genome region from Pseudomonas pergaminensis includes the following:
- a CDS encoding TonB-dependent receptor, with protein sequence MHTHAHLLLLAGLTALPVATTFAADEPQATLKAVTVTATRREESLQKVPVAVSVLDGEQLERDNRNGVASIAQQVPSLNFRTGASNKDTSLFVRGVGTISTSPGVEPTVATVIDGVVYARPGQATLDLLDLERIEVLRGPQGTLFGKNASAGVLNITSKAPTAETHGYVDQSVYSGNESRTRFGIGGSLVPEVLKGSISTLFGSYDGNVDNKHNGQEVNGYNHKGIRGKLEFTPNDDVKLTLIADYMQSHDDAPNGVVSKSLTPAFANALSPVRASSDNRDINTDTRSHVEDTNKGLSAQLDWHLGDYTLTSITAWRGWDNTQYQDGDRLGTVTAAFPGTADKGELDFNQYSQELRLASPKGEFVEYVGGLFYMHGKDEETYQRTLTTTTRTDRGIADYSTTNDSYAVFGETTLNFTSRFRGIAGLRYTHDDLKYDHRRVSTSATTVSGIQPATSSSGSVDEDGWSGRLGVQYDLTDSITTYLTYSRGYKGPAYNVFFNMQPRDTDALKPETSNTWEAGIKATAWNNRLTTNLAVFHSDYDNYQANFFDTVAGQVVTRLINAGSVSTEGVELDYALQATQQLKLSGALAYTRARIDEFACPAGAAATCNVNGKPLPFSPDWKSYVRADYSIPLDNGLDIELGTDYSWQSEVQYDISQNVDTQQGAYGIWNASVALADYSDGWRVALLAKNLADKSYSPLLASGGNYIYRAVPRDDERYFGVQLRKDF encoded by the coding sequence ATGCACACACACGCGCACTTATTACTCCTTGCCGGTTTGACCGCCCTTCCCGTGGCCACGACCTTTGCTGCCGACGAGCCGCAAGCCACCCTCAAAGCGGTGACCGTTACCGCGACCCGCCGCGAAGAATCGCTGCAAAAAGTGCCGGTGGCGGTTTCCGTGCTGGATGGCGAGCAGTTGGAACGCGACAACCGCAACGGCGTGGCGAGTATCGCTCAACAAGTGCCGTCGCTGAACTTCCGCACCGGGGCCTCCAACAAAGACACCTCGTTGTTCGTGCGCGGCGTGGGCACCATTTCCACCTCCCCCGGCGTCGAGCCCACGGTTGCCACGGTGATCGACGGCGTGGTCTACGCCCGCCCCGGGCAGGCAACCCTCGACCTGCTGGACCTTGAACGCATCGAAGTACTGCGCGGCCCGCAGGGCACTTTGTTCGGCAAAAACGCGTCGGCCGGCGTGCTGAATATCACCAGCAAGGCGCCCACCGCCGAGACCCACGGCTATGTCGACCAGTCCGTCTACAGCGGCAACGAAAGCCGCACGCGCTTCGGCATCGGCGGCAGCCTGGTGCCGGAGGTGCTCAAGGGGTCGATCAGCACGCTGTTTGGCAGCTATGACGGCAACGTGGACAACAAGCACAATGGCCAAGAGGTCAACGGTTACAACCACAAAGGCATTCGCGGCAAGCTGGAATTCACGCCCAATGACGATGTGAAGCTGACCCTGATCGCCGACTACATGCAGTCCCACGACGACGCGCCGAACGGCGTGGTCAGCAAGTCCCTGACCCCGGCGTTCGCCAACGCGCTGAGCCCGGTGCGGGCGTCCAGCGACAACCGCGACATCAACACCGATACCCGCAGCCATGTGGAAGACACCAACAAGGGTTTGTCGGCGCAATTGGACTGGCACCTCGGTGACTACACCCTGACGTCGATCACCGCCTGGCGCGGCTGGGACAACACCCAATACCAGGACGGCGACCGTCTCGGCACCGTTACGGCGGCCTTCCCCGGTACCGCCGACAAGGGCGAGCTGGACTTCAACCAGTACTCCCAGGAACTGCGCCTGGCTTCGCCCAAGGGTGAATTTGTGGAATACGTTGGCGGCCTGTTCTACATGCATGGCAAGGACGAAGAGACCTATCAACGCACTCTCACGACCACCACACGCACCGACCGTGGCATCGCCGACTACAGCACCACCAACGACAGCTACGCGGTATTCGGCGAAACCACGCTGAACTTCACCTCACGCTTTCGTGGCATCGCCGGGCTGCGCTACACCCACGATGACCTGAAATACGATCACCGCCGCGTCTCTACCTCAGCCACTACAGTCAGCGGGATCCAGCCGGCCACCTCCAGTTCGGGCTCGGTGGACGAAGACGGTTGGTCCGGTCGCCTGGGTGTGCAATACGACCTGACCGACAGCATCACCACTTACCTCACCTACTCCCGTGGCTACAAAGGCCCGGCGTACAACGTGTTCTTCAATATGCAGCCGCGCGACACCGACGCGCTCAAGCCGGAAACCTCCAATACCTGGGAAGCCGGGATCAAGGCCACGGCGTGGAACAACCGCCTGACCACCAACCTGGCGGTCTTCCACAGCGACTACGACAACTACCAGGCCAACTTTTTCGACACCGTCGCCGGGCAGGTGGTCACCCGCCTGATCAATGCCGGCAGCGTCAGCACCGAAGGCGTCGAGCTGGATTATGCCTTGCAGGCCACCCAGCAACTCAAGCTCTCCGGCGCCCTGGCCTACACCCGTGCGCGCATCGACGAATTCGCCTGCCCGGCGGGTGCGGCCGCCACGTGCAACGTGAACGGCAAGCCGCTGCCCTTCAGCCCGGACTGGAAAAGCTATGTGCGCGCCGACTACAGCATCCCGCTGGATAACGGCCTGGACATCGAACTGGGTACCGACTACAGCTGGCAGAGCGAAGTGCAGTACGACATCAGCCAGAACGTCGACACCCAGCAAGGCGCCTATGGCATCTGGAACGCCAGTGTGGCGCTGGCCGACTACAGCGATGGCTGGCGCGTCGCGTTGCTGGCCAAGAACCTCGCCGACAAGTCTTACTCGCCATTGCTGGCCAGTGGCGGCAACTACATCTACCGCGCCGTGCCCCGTGACGATGAACGTTACTTCGGCGTGCAACTGCGCAAGGATTTCTAA
- a CDS encoding sulfonate ABC transporter substrate-binding protein, with protein sequence MKIPALLLTLLAVTHTALAADPATLRIGYQKGSIALVLAKEHGLLEKRFPQTAVKWIEFPAGPQMLEALNVGALDVGSTGDIPPLFAQAAGADLLYIGAEPPKPSAETILVRNDSPLHSVADLKGKKVAFQKGSSSHNLILRALNKAGLSYKDIQPVYLPPADARAAFEQGSVDAWAIWEPYSSLALSQSPSHVLANGEGLGLSGPVYTARREYAKTNGAFVHDVLDELSAAEALTRSQREDSLKVLTEFMGLPAEVIARYMDNRPPSPILPIDEKVIQAQQATADLFYQNRLLPKAIDVKQAAAL encoded by the coding sequence ATGAAGATTCCGGCACTGTTACTGACCCTGCTGGCCGTCACCCACACCGCTCTGGCGGCCGACCCCGCTACGCTGCGCATCGGCTACCAGAAAGGCTCCATCGCCCTGGTGCTCGCCAAGGAGCATGGCCTGCTGGAAAAGCGCTTCCCACAGACCGCCGTGAAGTGGATCGAATTCCCCGCCGGCCCGCAGATGCTGGAAGCGCTCAACGTGGGCGCACTGGATGTGGGCTCCACCGGCGACATCCCGCCCCTGTTCGCCCAGGCTGCCGGGGCCGACCTGCTCTACATCGGCGCCGAACCGCCCAAGCCCAGCGCAGAAACCATCCTGGTGCGCAACGACAGCCCGCTGCACTCAGTCGCGGATTTGAAGGGCAAGAAGGTTGCGTTCCAGAAGGGCTCCAGTTCCCATAACCTGATCCTGCGCGCCCTGAACAAAGCCGGGCTGAGCTACAAGGATATCCAACCGGTGTACCTGCCGCCCGCAGACGCACGCGCAGCATTCGAGCAAGGCAGCGTGGACGCCTGGGCCATCTGGGAGCCTTACTCGTCCCTGGCCCTGAGCCAAAGCCCCAGCCATGTGCTGGCCAATGGCGAAGGCCTCGGTTTATCAGGACCGGTGTATACCGCCCGGCGTGAGTACGCGAAGACTAACGGAGCATTTGTGCACGACGTGCTCGATGAACTCAGCGCGGCCGAAGCCCTCACCCGCAGCCAGCGTGAGGACAGCCTCAAGGTGCTGACCGAATTCATGGGCCTGCCCGCCGAGGTAATCGCACGCTACATGGACAACCGCCCGCCTTCACCGATCCTGCCGATTGATGAAAAAGTCATCCAGGCACAGCAGGCGACGGCGGACCTGTTCTACCAAAACCGGTTGCTACCCAAGGCTATCGACGTGAAGCAAGCTGCTGCTCTGTAA
- a CDS encoding Fe(3+) dicitrate ABC transporter substrate-binding protein yields MLRSIPTLAACVLALSSSLLSAAPIDLNDGQHAVHLPDAPKRVVVLEFSFLDSLAAVDVTPVGAADDGDANRVLPRVRQAIGQWTSVGLRSQPSIEEIARLKPDLIVADLNRHQALYSDLASIAPTLLLPSRGEDYQGSLKSAELIGKALGKSAQMQARIQQNRENLKAIAQQIPAGASVLFGVAREDSFSVHGPDSYAGSVLEAIGLKVPSVRANAAPTEFVSLEQLLALDPGWLLVGHYRRPSIVDSWSKQPLWQVLGAVRNKHVAEVDGDSWARNRGVLASEQIAEDALAILKGGKAVLSQ; encoded by the coding sequence ATGCTGCGCTCCATCCCCACCCTTGCCGCCTGCGTGTTGGCGTTGTCTTCAAGCCTGCTGAGCGCCGCCCCCATCGACCTCAACGACGGCCAGCACGCGGTGCATCTGCCGGATGCGCCCAAGCGTGTGGTGGTGCTGGAGTTTTCCTTCCTCGACAGCCTGGCCGCCGTTGACGTAACGCCGGTCGGCGCTGCCGATGATGGCGATGCCAACCGTGTACTGCCCCGTGTGCGCCAGGCCATCGGTCAGTGGACGTCCGTGGGCCTGCGCTCGCAGCCGAGCATCGAGGAAATCGCCCGGCTCAAGCCGGACCTGATCGTGGCCGACCTCAACCGCCACCAGGCCTTGTACAGCGACCTGGCGAGTATCGCGCCGACGCTGTTGCTGCCCTCGCGTGGCGAGGATTACCAGGGCAGCCTGAAATCCGCCGAGCTGATCGGCAAAGCCCTTGGCAAGAGCGCGCAGATGCAAGCACGCATCCAGCAGAACCGTGAAAACCTCAAGGCCATTGCGCAACAGATACCCGCCGGCGCCAGTGTGTTGTTCGGGGTGGCGCGTGAGGACAGCTTCTCCGTGCACGGTCCGGACTCCTATGCCGGCAGCGTGCTTGAAGCCATCGGCCTGAAGGTTCCATCGGTGCGCGCCAACGCCGCGCCCACCGAGTTCGTCAGCCTGGAGCAACTGCTGGCCCTCGACCCTGGCTGGTTGCTGGTCGGGCACTACCGTCGCCCCAGCATTGTCGACAGCTGGAGCAAGCAGCCGCTGTGGCAAGTACTCGGTGCGGTGCGCAATAAGCACGTAGCCGAAGTGGACGGCGACAGTTGGGCGCGCAACCGTGGCGTGCTGGCGTCGGAGCAGATCGCCGAAGACGCGCTGGCGATTCTCAAGGGCGGCAAAGCCGTATTGAGCCAATAA
- the fecC gene encoding iron-dicitrate ABC transporter permease FecC — protein MQRSFAAIGILLLGAGLFWCSLYSWSPFTLTATDAWNGLVHQGSVGGNMAYIVAQLRVPRAVCAALVGACLGLAGALMQGITRNRLASPSLFGVTAGAALGLALFSTGLVAPPFAGGALLMTCLGGALAWVTVFSLGGAWSPTTAQGRLVLAGVAVAALCAALTRLTVILVEAQAQSVLNWLAGSLANVGAAQVQLLWPCTLIGGLWALWCAPRLNLINLGEDAARSLGVGIASLRLQVFIASLLLVGASVCAVGPIGFVGLIAPNILRQFLGNDYRWLIPLSAALGAVIVLGADLLSRAVAFPVETPAGVVTALIGAPFFLFLARRAL, from the coding sequence GTGCAACGCAGTTTCGCTGCCATTGGCATCCTGCTGTTGGGCGCTGGGTTGTTCTGGTGTTCGCTGTACAGCTGGTCGCCGTTCACGCTTACCGCGACGGACGCATGGAATGGCCTGGTGCATCAGGGCAGCGTGGGCGGCAACATGGCGTATATCGTCGCTCAGTTGCGGGTGCCGCGTGCCGTGTGCGCGGCGTTGGTCGGTGCGTGCCTGGGCCTGGCCGGCGCGTTGATGCAGGGCATTACCCGCAACCGGCTGGCTTCACCCTCCTTGTTTGGTGTGACGGCGGGGGCGGCGCTGGGGTTGGCGTTGTTTTCCACTGGGTTGGTCGCGCCACCCTTCGCGGGCGGTGCGTTGTTGATGACCTGCCTGGGTGGCGCGCTGGCCTGGGTCACAGTATTCAGCCTCGGCGGCGCGTGGTCGCCGACCACCGCCCAAGGCCGCCTGGTATTGGCCGGCGTGGCCGTGGCGGCATTGTGCGCGGCCTTGACCCGGCTCACGGTGATCCTGGTCGAGGCCCAGGCGCAAAGCGTGCTCAACTGGCTGGCCGGTTCCCTGGCGAATGTCGGCGCCGCGCAAGTGCAATTGCTGTGGCCATGTACCTTGATCGGCGGGCTGTGGGCCCTTTGGTGTGCACCGCGGCTGAACCTGATCAACCTCGGTGAGGACGCCGCCCGCTCGCTGGGCGTGGGCATCGCCAGCCTGCGCCTGCAGGTGTTTATCGCCAGCTTGCTGCTGGTGGGGGCGAGCGTGTGTGCGGTGGGGCCGATCGGGTTTGTCGGGCTGATCGCACCGAATATCCTTCGCCAGTTCCTCGGCAATGACTACCGCTGGCTGATCCCGCTGAGCGCGGCATTGGGCGCTGTGATCGTACTGGGCGCCGACCTGCTCAGCCGCGCCGTGGCGTTTCCGGTGGAGACCCCGGCCGGCGTGGTCACTGCCCTGATCGGCGCACCGTTCTTCCTCTTTCTTGCCAGGCGCGCCCTATGA
- a CDS encoding iron chelate uptake ABC transporter family permease subunit — translation MIRPRLRLWLLLGLLLLATLVSLSAGTLWLTPHTVLERLLAHDALDFEVWNHRLPRSLIAILAGCAFGLAGAIVQGVIRNPLASPEILGVTQGAGLALTVAIIGWPHLPIAWLPLVACLGGAGGALLLALYNTGVSFSGVRFALSGVAIAVTLSSVTEFLILSHPLDINTALLALTGSLWSRNWHHVALVLPFLVLIPLGLCLAKPLNLIALGDEAAHSLGTVLGRTRWLAMACAVVLTSLGVGVIGPIGFIGLVAPHMARRLVGGHHQCLLPAAMLIGALLLVLADTLGRTLIAPSEIPAGVLTAVIGAPYFLWLLARFKG, via the coding sequence ATGATCCGCCCACGACTGCGCCTCTGGCTGCTGCTCGGCCTGTTGCTGCTGGCCACCCTGGTCAGCCTCAGCGCCGGTACCTTGTGGCTCACGCCGCATACTGTTTTGGAGCGCCTGCTGGCCCACGACGCCCTCGATTTCGAAGTGTGGAACCACCGCCTGCCACGTAGCCTGATCGCGATCCTGGCCGGTTGCGCCTTCGGCCTTGCCGGCGCGATTGTGCAGGGCGTGATCCGCAACCCGTTGGCCTCGCCGGAGATACTCGGTGTGACCCAGGGCGCCGGGTTGGCACTGACCGTCGCGATCATCGGCTGGCCGCATTTGCCGATTGCCTGGCTGCCGCTGGTGGCCTGCCTGGGCGGTGCCGGTGGCGCGTTGCTGCTGGCGCTGTACAACACCGGGGTGAGTTTTTCCGGGGTGCGCTTTGCGCTGTCCGGCGTGGCGATTGCGGTGACCCTGTCCAGTGTCACCGAATTCCTGATCCTGTCCCACCCGCTGGATATCAACACCGCCTTGCTCGCGCTGACCGGCAGCCTGTGGAGCCGCAACTGGCACCATGTGGCGCTGGTGCTGCCGTTCCTGGTGCTGATCCCCCTGGGCCTGTGCCTGGCCAAGCCGCTGAACCTGATCGCCCTCGGCGATGAAGCCGCCCACAGTCTCGGCACGGTCCTGGGCCGCACGCGCTGGCTGGCAATGGCGTGCGCGGTGGTGTTGACCAGCCTGGGCGTGGGCGTGATCGGGCCGATTGGTTTTATCGGCCTGGTGGCGCCGCACATGGCGCGCCGGTTGGTCGGTGGGCATCACCAGTGCCTGCTGCCGGCCGCGATGCTGATTGGCGCGCTGTTGTTGGTGCTGGCCGATACGCTGGGGCGTACGTTGATCGCGCCCAGTGAAATCCCCGCCGGGGTGCTCACCGCAGTGATCGGTGCGCCGTATTTTCTTTGGTTGCTGGCACGGTTCAAGGGCTGA
- a CDS encoding LLM class flavin-dependent oxidoreductase yields the protein MSRQLKLGAFLMATGHHVAAWRHPDVPAHAGLDFAQYKHLARIAEAAKFDALFVADSIAAPTGEIARHMARSDHFEPLTLLSALSAVTEHIGLIATATTTYNEPYHVARKFASLDHLSGGRAGWNLVTSDAAAEAQNFGRDEHLGHAERYSRAREFHQVVTGLWDSWEDDAFVRDKASGNYYDPAKLHALEHVGEHFRVKGPLNVARSPQGHPVIVQAGSSETGRELAAQTAEVVFTAQTSLENAQGFYADLKARLGRHGREPDSLKIMPGVFVVVGQTEAEAQAKFDEFQDLVEPEVGVALLGRMLGNFDLSGYPLDGPLPALPLTDSGQRSRQQLLSDLAHREQLTLAQLGRRIAGGRGHYSLIGTPAQIADELQRWFEGGAADGFNILVPHLPGGLEDFARWVVPELQRRGLFRTEYTGSTLRENLGLARPDHRFKKEEA from the coding sequence ATGAGCCGTCAATTGAAGCTCGGCGCCTTTCTGATGGCCACCGGGCACCACGTCGCCGCCTGGCGCCACCCGGACGTGCCGGCACATGCCGGGCTGGACTTCGCCCAATACAAACACCTGGCACGCATAGCCGAAGCAGCGAAGTTCGATGCGCTGTTCGTGGCCGACAGCATCGCCGCGCCTACGGGTGAGATCGCCCGTCACATGGCGCGCTCGGATCATTTCGAACCGCTGACCCTGCTGTCGGCGCTCAGCGCCGTGACCGAGCACATCGGCCTGATCGCCACGGCGACCACCACCTACAACGAGCCCTACCACGTGGCGCGCAAATTCGCCTCGCTGGATCACCTGTCTGGAGGCCGCGCGGGCTGGAATCTGGTGACCTCGGATGCCGCAGCCGAAGCGCAGAACTTTGGCCGTGATGAACACCTCGGCCACGCCGAGCGCTACAGCCGAGCCAGGGAGTTTCATCAGGTGGTGACGGGGTTGTGGGACAGTTGGGAGGACGATGCCTTCGTGCGTGACAAGGCCAGCGGCAATTACTACGACCCGGCAAAGCTGCACGCGCTGGAGCATGTCGGCGAGCATTTTCGCGTCAAAGGCCCGCTGAACGTGGCGCGCTCGCCCCAGGGCCACCCGGTGATCGTGCAGGCCGGCTCCTCGGAAACCGGCCGTGAACTGGCGGCGCAAACCGCCGAGGTGGTGTTTACCGCGCAGACATCGCTGGAAAATGCCCAGGGGTTTTATGCCGACCTCAAGGCGCGCCTGGGGCGGCATGGACGTGAGCCGGATTCGCTGAAAATCATGCCGGGGGTGTTTGTGGTGGTGGGCCAGACCGAAGCCGAGGCCCAGGCGAAATTCGACGAGTTCCAGGACCTGGTCGAGCCGGAAGTCGGCGTGGCCTTGCTGGGGCGCATGCTGGGCAACTTCGACTTGTCTGGTTACCCGTTGGACGGGCCGCTGCCGGCGTTGCCGTTGACTGACAGCGGGCAACGCAGCCGCCAGCAATTGCTCAGTGACCTGGCCCACCGCGAGCAACTGACACTCGCCCAACTGGGCCGGCGGATTGCCGGTGGACGCGGGCATTACAGCCTGATCGGCACGCCCGCACAGATTGCCGATGAGCTGCAGCGCTGGTTCGAAGGTGGCGCCGCCGATGGTTTCAACATTTTAGTGCCGCACCTGCCGGGCGGGCTGGAGGATTTCGCCCGATGGGTGGTGCCCGAGCTGCAGCGGCGCGGCCTATTCCGAACCGAATACACCGGCTCGACCTTGCGTGAGAACCTCGGTTTGGCGCGCCCCGACCATCGCTTCAAAAAGGAGGAGGCATGA
- a CDS encoding TonB-dependent receptor produces MPAVRPLRLRPLLKLSLMLSLSASPLFATVSYGEDTATRRSYQVPAGSLSAALTRFAGLSGVNLSVDPALVSGRTSSGLSGEYAVEEGFARLLQGSGLQLQPMGEQGYRLIPAPEGSSLELAPTSILGTTGLYDGDTYAGGQVARRTAQGMLGTRDFMETPFSITTYTADAVKNQQARTLGDLIASDPSVRATNPAGGRYEQFTIRGFSLFNSDVAYNGLYGVLPTYTIDMEMADRVDILKGPSQLINGISPRGSVGGGINVVPKRATDKDINSFTGNWASDSQAGGAVDIGRRFGEDNQFGIRFNGVKQSGDTEWDHQSVDREMAVLGLDFRGERLRLSTDIGHTERDTDAPQERVQVAAAAPVPSANDVRRNYAQSWSKASTNDTFGTFNGEYDLSDNVMLYGGVGARKSNHDFLRHAVSVTNAAGDFSVQPRDFTRDENVRTYTAGVRNWFHTGPVSHEVNLAASYFDMDFTNGGARYGAAPSNLYNPVQTPTPSTATRQDAKVYTENKFSGVALSDTLGFLDDRLLLTLGARWQRVKVDDWSDGIKGSTAYDEEKVSPSGGILFKATDKLSLYANYMEGLSQGKIAPSTSRNEDEIFPPFISRQVEVGAKYDAGAFAVTAAVFRIKQPAYETNATTRLFGPNGKRENTGAELSVFGEPLKGFRLLGGVMYIDSELTNTTNGTFDGNRAPATPKYNVNLGAEWDVPGLEGLTLTSRGLYSSSQYLDQSNVKEIDAWNRLDVGARYAFKVDDKHITLRANVENVADKRYWSSAGASDDSEPGLTLSTPRTYLLSATVDF; encoded by the coding sequence ATGCCCGCAGTCCGACCCTTGCGCTTGCGCCCGTTGCTGAAACTGAGCCTGATGCTGAGCCTCAGCGCCAGCCCGTTATTCGCCACTGTCAGCTACGGCGAAGATACCGCCACCCGCCGCAGCTACCAGGTACCGGCCGGCAGCCTGAGTGCGGCGTTGACGCGTTTTGCCGGGCTGTCGGGGGTCAACCTGTCGGTAGACCCGGCGCTGGTCAGTGGTCGAACCAGCAGCGGGTTGTCTGGCGAATATGCGGTAGAGGAGGGCTTTGCCCGCTTGCTGCAGGGCTCCGGCCTGCAATTGCAGCCAATGGGTGAGCAGGGCTACAGGCTGATACCGGCGCCGGAGGGCAGCAGCCTGGAATTGGCGCCCACCTCGATCCTCGGCACCACCGGCCTGTATGACGGCGACACCTATGCCGGCGGCCAGGTTGCACGCCGCACGGCCCAGGGCATGCTGGGCACGCGGGACTTCATGGAGACCCCGTTCAGCATCACCACCTACACCGCCGATGCGGTGAAGAACCAACAGGCGCGCACCCTGGGCGACTTGATCGCCAGCGACCCTTCGGTGCGGGCCACCAACCCGGCCGGCGGGCGTTACGAGCAGTTCACCATTCGCGGGTTCAGCCTGTTCAACAGTGACGTGGCCTACAACGGCCTGTACGGCGTGCTGCCGACCTACACCATCGACATGGAAATGGCCGACCGCGTCGACATCCTCAAAGGCCCGAGCCAGTTGATCAACGGCATCTCTCCGCGCGGCAGCGTGGGCGGTGGGATCAACGTGGTGCCCAAGCGCGCCACCGACAAGGACATCAACTCGTTTACCGGCAACTGGGCCTCCGACAGCCAGGCGGGCGGCGCGGTCGACATCGGCCGACGCTTTGGCGAGGACAACCAGTTCGGCATTCGTTTCAACGGCGTGAAGCAGTCCGGCGATACCGAGTGGGACCATCAGAGCGTTGATCGCGAAATGGCCGTGCTGGGCCTGGATTTTCGCGGCGAGCGTCTGCGTCTTTCCACCGATATCGGCCACACCGAGCGCGACACCGATGCCCCGCAGGAGCGTGTGCAAGTCGCGGCGGCGGCCCCGGTGCCGAGTGCCAACGACGTGCGTCGCAATTACGCGCAGTCCTGGAGCAAGGCCAGCACCAATGACACGTTCGGGACGTTCAACGGTGAGTACGATCTCAGCGATAACGTGATGCTCTACGGCGGTGTGGGCGCGCGTAAAAGCAACCATGATTTCCTGCGTCACGCGGTGTCCGTGACCAACGCGGCGGGTGACTTCAGCGTGCAGCCACGGGATTTTACCCGTGATGAAAACGTGCGCACCTACACGGCCGGTGTGCGCAACTGGTTCCATACCGGGCCGGTGAGCCATGAGGTCAACCTCGCCGCCAGCTACTTCGATATGGACTTCACCAACGGTGGCGCACGCTATGGGGCGGCGCCGAGCAATCTCTATAACCCGGTGCAAACGCCGACGCCGTCCACCGCTACCCGCCAGGACGCCAAGGTCTACACCGAAAACAAGTTCAGCGGCGTGGCCTTGTCCGACACCCTGGGCTTTTTGGACGACCGCCTGCTGCTCACCCTCGGTGCGCGCTGGCAGCGCGTGAAGGTGGATGACTGGAGCGACGGCATCAAAGGCAGCACCGCCTACGATGAAGAAAAGGTCTCGCCGTCGGGTGGCATTCTGTTCAAGGCCACCGACAAGCTGTCGCTGTACGCCAACTACATGGAAGGCCTGAGCCAGGGCAAGATCGCGCCCTCTACCTCAAGAAACGAAGACGAAATCTTCCCGCCGTTCATCAGTCGCCAGGTGGAAGTGGGCGCCAAGTACGACGCCGGCGCATTCGCTGTGACCGCCGCCGTGTTCCGCATCAAGCAGCCGGCCTATGAAACCAACGCCACCACGCGGCTCTTTGGTCCCAACGGCAAGCGTGAAAACACCGGTGCGGAGCTGAGTGTGTTCGGCGAGCCGCTCAAAGGTTTCAGACTGCTGGGCGGGGTGATGTACATCGACAGTGAACTGACCAACACCACCAACGGTACCTTCGATGGCAACCGCGCCCCGGCAACGCCCAAGTACAACGTCAACCTCGGCGCGGAATGGGACGTGCCGGGCCTCGAAGGCCTGACGTTGACCAGCCGTGGCCTGTATTCCAGTTCGCAGTACCTGGACCAGTCCAACGTCAAGGAAATCGACGCCTGGAACCGCCTCGACGTTGGTGCGCGCTATGCGTTCAAGGTGGACGATAAACACATCACCCTGCGCGCGAATGTGGAAAACGTCGCGGATAAACGCTATTGGAGCTCGGCCGGCGCGTCGGATGACAGTGAGCCGGGGCTGACCTTGTCGACGCCGCGCACCTACCTGCTGTCGGCCACTGTCGACTTCTAA
- the fecE gene encoding Fe(3+) dicitrate ABC transporter ATP-binding protein FecE has protein sequence MSILQARELDIGYGTTRIVQGLSFAPPAGKVTALIGPNGCGKSTLLKAFARILKPTQGELTLDGQAYASLSARQLARQIAFLPQVLPVPEGVSVRQLVAYGRSPHNSLWGRLSGNDQSHVTQAMQRLELDTLADRALADLSGGQRQRAWLAMVLAQNAPVVLLDEPTTYLDISHQVELLDLMAELAAEGKTVITVLHDINQACRYADHLAVMHGGQLVADGAPGEVISVGLMRQVFEVQVRVMSEPVAGTPMCLIEKSTRL, from the coding sequence ATGAGTATTCTTCAAGCACGCGAGCTGGATATCGGCTACGGCACCACGCGTATCGTACAGGGGTTGTCCTTTGCACCCCCCGCCGGAAAGGTCACCGCCCTGATCGGTCCCAATGGCTGCGGCAAATCCACCTTGCTCAAGGCCTTCGCCCGCATTCTCAAGCCGACCCAGGGTGAATTGACCCTGGATGGCCAGGCCTACGCGAGCCTGTCCGCCCGCCAATTGGCGCGTCAGATCGCGTTCTTGCCCCAGGTGTTGCCGGTGCCGGAAGGCGTCAGCGTGCGCCAGTTGGTTGCCTATGGCCGCAGCCCGCACAACTCGCTATGGGGACGCCTGAGCGGCAACGATCAATCCCATGTCACCCAGGCCATGCAACGTTTGGAACTGGACACTCTGGCCGACCGCGCCCTGGCGGACCTGTCCGGCGGCCAGCGTCAACGGGCCTGGCTGGCCATGGTGTTGGCGCAGAACGCGCCGGTGGTGCTGCTCGACGAACCTACCACTTATCTCGACATCAGCCATCAGGTCGAATTGCTCGACCTGATGGCTGAGCTGGCGGCTGAAGGCAAGACGGTGATCACCGTGCTCCACGATATCAACCAGGCCTGTCGCTACGCCGATCACTTGGCGGTGATGCACGGCGGCCAGTTGGTGGCCGATGGGGCGCCGGGGGAGGTGATCAGTGTCGGGTTGATGCGGCAGGTGTTTGAGGTGCAGGTGCGGGTGATGAGTGAGCCGGTGGCAGGTACGCCGATGTGTTTGATCGAAAAAAGCACACGGCTTTAA